Proteins from a single region of Sandaracinaceae bacterium:
- a CDS encoding tRNA threonylcarbamoyladenosine dehydratase produces the protein MTLPLSSDTLALAPTPTEARDPVLPEHGALDADAPESSYRTQRRFDRAARLFTEPGLHALMGARVLVVGCGGVGSFAAEALARSGVGELVLIDFDKVCITNSNRQLHAMKGTIGKPKVDVMAARLRLVHPTAEVVAEPRFYNAESAEQLLAGRVDFVVDCIDNMTAKAHLVATCLERGIPIVSSMGAAARLDPTQIRTGDLCDTEIDPFARAFRKLLRKHHGVDVQRAQPIGVHAVYSVEVPREPAPLAYDEGQGFVCVCPGGKNGLNDCDKKNRIDGSAAFVTGAFGLAAASVVVRVLSGVG, from the coding sequence ATGACTCTCCCTCTCAGCTCCGACACCCTCGCGCTCGCCCCCACGCCCACCGAGGCGCGCGACCCAGTTCTCCCAGAGCACGGTGCGCTCGACGCCGACGCACCCGAGAGCTCCTACCGAACGCAGCGGCGCTTCGACCGCGCCGCGCGCCTGTTCACCGAGCCCGGACTGCATGCCTTGATGGGAGCGCGCGTGCTCGTCGTGGGCTGCGGCGGCGTGGGCTCGTTCGCCGCCGAGGCCCTCGCGCGCAGCGGCGTCGGCGAGCTGGTGCTGATCGACTTCGACAAGGTCTGCATCACCAACAGCAACCGCCAGCTGCACGCCATGAAGGGGACGATCGGTAAGCCCAAGGTGGACGTCATGGCCGCGCGTCTGCGGCTGGTGCACCCGACGGCCGAGGTCGTGGCCGAGCCACGCTTCTACAACGCGGAGAGCGCCGAGCAGCTGCTGGCCGGCCGCGTCGACTTCGTGGTCGACTGCATCGACAACATGACCGCCAAGGCGCACCTCGTGGCGACCTGCCTCGAGCGCGGCATCCCGATCGTGTCGTCCATGGGCGCCGCGGCGCGCCTGGACCCAACGCAGATCCGCACCGGCGACCTGTGCGACACCGAGATCGATCCGTTCGCGCGCGCGTTCCGCAAGCTGCTGCGCAAGCACCACGGCGTGGACGTGCAGCGCGCCCAGCCCATCGGCGTGCACGCCGTCTACAGCGTGGAGGTCCCCCGTGAGCCGGCGCCGCTCGCATACGACGAGGGGCAAGGCTTCGTGTGTGTCTGTCCGGGCGGCAAGAACGGGCTCAACGACTGCGACAAGAAGAACCGCATCGACGGCAGCGCCGCGTTCGTGACCGGGGCCTTTGGTCTCGCGGCGGCCAGCGTCGTCGTGCGCGTCCTGAGCGGCGTCGGATGA
- a CDS encoding DUF3516 domain-containing protein has protein sequence MPPEGQVTADGLLDGFLAYCTQRGVSLYPAQEEAILELFDGKSVILNTPTGSGKSLVALAAHFKAVADGGRSFYTAPIKALVSEKFFELCEAFGADNVGMMTGDASINRDAPLICCTAEILANLALREGGAADVDMVVIDEFHFYSERERGVAWQVPLLTLPQARFLLMSATLGDTQRFEEGIAQLTGAPVALVKTTDRPVPLDWEYAEKPLHETLLAQLEAGKTPIYVVHFAQRAASEHAQDLMSIDFLSKEEKAQIKDELSGFRWDTPFGAELRRFVHHGVGVHHAGMLPKYRRAVERLAAKGLLKIICGTDTLGVGVNIPLRTVVFTKLCKYDGDKTKILTVRDFHQIAGRAGRKGFDTQGSVIVQAPEHVIANKVAQQKAAGDPKKLKKWKPSKPPERGYAHWDEQTFEKLRTGEPERLVSRFAVSHGMMLNVFTREDGCTAMKRLIRASHDAPTRQRQHGRHALAILRSLIKADIVSLRRGGVELNADLQTDFSLNQALSLYVVEAAQALDPEHPDHALDLVSLVEATLEDPGAVLYKQVDTLKGRAVAALKAQGVEYDERMAELEKIEAPKPNAEFMLATFRMFAEHHPWVGSDSLRLKSVARDMFEQGETFNGYVRTYGLARAEGVLLRYLSDAYKALVQTIPEELKTNELDDIVEWLGVVIRSVDGSLLSEWERMRRGELLDEEHEARAQLDDERTVVDVTANRKAFRVLVRNATFRLVRALAQRDERTFVDMLTATPGQPALRADDVAAAMDPYWAEYDALRVDAEARGGKYFELVEDREQWHVRQTLLDPEEHLEWRLRLTVDLAASREEGGVALRWDGVDRPD, from the coding sequence ATGCCCCCGGAGGGGCAGGTCACCGCCGACGGATTGCTCGATGGCTTCCTCGCGTACTGCACGCAGCGCGGGGTGTCGCTCTACCCGGCGCAGGAGGAGGCCATCCTGGAGCTCTTCGACGGCAAGAGCGTGATCCTCAACACGCCCACCGGCTCGGGGAAGTCGCTGGTGGCGTTGGCGGCGCACTTCAAGGCCGTCGCCGACGGTGGGCGCTCGTTCTACACGGCGCCCATCAAGGCGCTGGTCAGCGAGAAGTTCTTCGAGCTGTGCGAGGCCTTCGGCGCGGACAACGTCGGCATGATGACTGGCGACGCCAGCATCAACCGCGACGCGCCCCTGATCTGCTGCACGGCCGAGATCCTCGCGAACCTCGCGCTGCGCGAGGGCGGCGCAGCCGACGTGGACATGGTCGTGATCGACGAGTTCCACTTCTACTCGGAGCGCGAGCGGGGCGTGGCCTGGCAGGTGCCGCTGCTCACGCTGCCGCAGGCGCGCTTCCTGCTCATGAGCGCGACCCTCGGCGACACCCAGCGCTTCGAGGAGGGCATCGCGCAGCTCACGGGCGCGCCCGTGGCGCTGGTCAAGACCACGGATCGACCCGTGCCTCTCGACTGGGAGTACGCGGAGAAGCCGTTGCACGAGACACTGCTGGCGCAGCTCGAGGCGGGCAAGACACCCATCTACGTGGTGCACTTCGCGCAGCGAGCGGCGTCCGAGCACGCGCAGGATCTGATGAGCATCGACTTCCTCTCGAAGGAAGAGAAGGCGCAGATCAAGGACGAGCTGAGCGGCTTCCGCTGGGACACGCCGTTCGGCGCCGAGCTGCGGCGCTTCGTGCACCACGGCGTGGGCGTGCATCACGCCGGGATGCTGCCCAAGTACCGGCGCGCCGTGGAGCGTCTAGCGGCCAAGGGGCTGCTCAAGATCATCTGCGGCACCGACACGTTGGGCGTGGGCGTGAACATCCCGCTGCGTACCGTGGTCTTCACCAAGCTCTGTAAGTACGACGGGGACAAGACCAAGATCCTGACCGTGCGCGATTTCCACCAGATCGCGGGGCGCGCGGGTCGCAAGGGCTTCGACACGCAGGGCAGCGTCATCGTGCAGGCCCCGGAGCACGTCATTGCCAACAAGGTCGCGCAGCAGAAGGCGGCGGGCGACCCGAAGAAGCTCAAGAAGTGGAAGCCCAGCAAGCCCCCCGAGCGGGGCTATGCGCACTGGGACGAGCAGACCTTCGAGAAGCTGCGCACCGGCGAGCCCGAGCGGCTGGTGTCGCGCTTCGCCGTCTCGCACGGGATGATGCTGAACGTCTTTACGCGTGAGGATGGCTGCACGGCGATGAAGCGCCTCATCCGCGCCAGCCACGACGCGCCAACCCGGCAGCGCCAGCACGGCCGGCACGCGCTCGCCATTCTGCGTTCGTTGATCAAGGCGGACATCGTGTCGCTGCGGCGGGGGGGGGTGGAGCTCAACGCCGATCTGCAGACGGACTTCTCGCTGAACCAGGCGCTCTCGCTCTACGTGGTGGAGGCCGCCCAGGCGCTCGACCCCGAGCACCCCGACCACGCGCTCGACCTGGTGTCGCTGGTGGAGGCGACCCTCGAGGACCCGGGCGCGGTGCTCTACAAGCAAGTCGACACGCTCAAGGGCCGGGCCGTGGCGGCGCTCAAGGCGCAGGGCGTCGAGTACGACGAGCGCATGGCCGAGCTGGAGAAGATCGAGGCGCCGAAGCCCAACGCGGAGTTCATGCTGGCGACCTTCCGCATGTTCGCGGAGCATCACCCTTGGGTGGGCAGCGACTCGCTGCGGCTCAAGTCCGTGGCGCGCGACATGTTCGAGCAGGGCGAGACGTTCAACGGCTACGTCCGTACCTACGGGCTGGCCCGCGCCGAAGGCGTGTTGCTGCGCTATCTGTCCGATGCCTACAAGGCGCTCGTGCAGACGATCCCAGAGGAGCTCAAGACCAACGAGCTGGACGACATCGTGGAGTGGTTGGGCGTCGTCATCCGCTCCGTGGACGGCAGCCTGCTGTCGGAGTGGGAACGCATGCGGCGGGGCGAGCTGCTGGACGAGGAACACGAAGCGCGCGCCCAGCTGGACGACGAGCGCACGGTCGTGGACGTCACGGCCAATCGCAAGGCCTTCCGGGTGCTCGTCCGCAACGCGACGTTCCGGCTGGTGCGGGCCCTCGCGCAGCGCGACGAGCGCACGTTCGTCGACATGCTCACGGCGACCCCGGGTCAACCCGCGCTACGTGCGGACGACGTGGCGGCGGCGATGGATCCATACTGGGCGGAATACGACGCTCTACGTGTGGACGCGGAGGCCCGCGGCGGCAAGTACTTCGAGCTCGTCGAGGATCGTGAGCAATGGCATGTACGCCAGACGCTGCTCGACCCCGAGGAACACCTGGAGTGGCGGCTGCGCTTGACTGTGGACCTCGCTGCGTCCCGCGAAGAGGGCGGCGTCGCCCTCCGGTGGGATGGCGTGGACCGGCCCGACTGA
- a CDS encoding response regulator transcription factor has protein sequence MQSNQLIEVSEQLTQLDPVRTYPQRAGDTLAGLVGATGFRIERADGESVTSEPPPRGEPSLSLPLRNGREVIGTLHLFGHGAFGEEEVRLTRWGARMIARGIAYCARLTSEGGRRSGEAVEATLKRAPLTPRERDVVSLLVAGSSTRDIASRTGLTVSTVNTYLKRIFSKLGVHSRVELVARMAGTEGLGSSGGGVAAYDDGDIAQA, from the coding sequence ATGCAATCCAACCAGCTCATCGAGGTGAGCGAGCAGCTCACGCAGCTCGATCCCGTGCGCACGTATCCACAGCGTGCAGGCGACACTCTCGCTGGACTGGTCGGGGCCACTGGCTTCCGCATCGAGCGGGCCGACGGGGAGTCGGTGACGAGCGAGCCCCCCCCGCGGGGTGAACCGTCGCTGTCGCTTCCGCTGCGGAACGGGCGGGAGGTGATCGGCACCTTGCACCTGTTCGGGCACGGTGCCTTCGGTGAGGAAGAGGTCCGGCTCACCCGCTGGGGTGCCCGGATGATCGCGCGCGGCATCGCCTACTGCGCGCGTCTCACCTCCGAGGGTGGACGTCGCTCCGGGGAGGCCGTCGAGGCGACCCTCAAGCGCGCGCCGCTCACCCCTCGGGAGCGTGACGTCGTCTCGCTGTTGGTGGCCGGCTCGAGCACGCGGGACATCGCGTCACGGACGGGGCTGACCGTGTCCACGGTCAACACGTACCTGAAGCGCATCTTCTCGAAGCTCGGCGTGCATTCACGCGTGGAGCTCGTCGCGCGCATGGCGGGCACCGAGGGCCTCGGCTCCTCGGGCGGCGGCGTGGCTGCTTACGACGACGGCGACATCGCCCAAGCTTGA
- a CDS encoding crotonase/enoyl-CoA hydratase family protein, translating to MNDLVKYRVEDGVGVITMDDGKANAVSLALLDGLEAALRQAIEDDVVLLLEGRAGMFSAGFHMPTLTAKGPDALSMLTRGFELVEKLLAYPKPMVTANTGHAIAMGCFLLLAGDHRVGAAGPFKIVANEVAIGLTMPRTAVELCRLRLTAPAFQRSMLISAPFTPETALAAGHVHELVAPEDVSASALATAKQLTNLNMPAFRGTKQRVNGDALRAVRAAVEADSAEFATLFGQAAG from the coding sequence ATGAACGATCTTGTGAAATACCGCGTCGAGGACGGCGTGGGAGTCATCACCATGGACGACGGCAAGGCCAACGCGGTCTCGCTGGCGCTCTTGGATGGTCTCGAGGCGGCGCTGCGGCAGGCCATCGAGGACGACGTTGTGCTGCTGCTCGAGGGGCGCGCGGGCATGTTCTCAGCCGGTTTCCACATGCCCACGCTCACCGCCAAGGGTCCCGACGCGCTGTCGATGCTGACCCGAGGCTTCGAGCTGGTGGAGAAGCTGCTGGCCTATCCCAAGCCGATGGTCACCGCCAACACCGGTCACGCCATCGCGATGGGCTGCTTCCTGCTGCTCGCCGGCGACCACCGCGTCGGTGCCGCAGGCCCCTTCAAGATCGTCGCCAACGAGGTCGCCATCGGGCTGACCATGCCCCGCACGGCGGTCGAGCTCTGTCGGCTGCGGCTGACCGCGCCCGCGTTCCAGCGCTCCATGCTCATCTCGGCCCCGTTCACGCCCGAGACGGCCCTGGCTGCCGGGCACGTCCACGAGCTGGTCGCCCCGGAGGACGTCAGCGCCAGCGCCCTCGCCACGGCAAAGCAGCTGACGAACCTGAACATGCCGGCGTTCCGGGGAACGAAGCAGCGCGTCAACGGCGATGCGCTGCGTGCCGTGCGTGCCGCCGTCGAGGCCGACAGCGCCGAGTTCGCGACGCTGTTCGGTCAGGCCGCAGGTTGA
- a CDS encoding HAMP domain-containing protein, which translates to MKAPSGLRRSVILATFTAMALLVILVWVLEDSIVDGEALAGQRAALAQALDAYVEASRAPEGSLEAIAERVGAEHGSRIRELPRQPEARPGEQLRTALGPDGETRIILTRTLEDGRRVEVHDIQRLRHLVHASVRTLLLVGSLSAILVGLLLIWGLTRALIEPARDLTKVADALAAGNLRMRTRSTRRDELGDIGRALDRLAEQLHDRQATLRAQEDRLTTMLDSMAEAVFVTDEQGMIDLTNDALDDLVEIEPLGRTIIEVIRDADLHDAVMDAITSENSDAVREVAFDYTVGESLRHFVAQVARLEQGSGAIGVIHDVTKHVAADRLRRDFIANASHELRTPVTAIRGYAETLAGGAAKDPKMASRFLDVILRHAGRLEALVDDMVSLSRAESERSEIALQPVSLSAAALEVVEGLSGMAESKAITVSTEELGELPDATANPRGVDQVLINLVDNAIKYTPQGGRVWLRGEVSDSHVSLSVLNSGPGIPNKHVSRVFERFYRVDAGRSREIGGTGLGLAIVKHLTASMGGRIEVASRVDETRFTVTFPRA; encoded by the coding sequence ATGAAGGCGCCGAGCGGTCTGAGGCGTAGCGTCATCCTCGCCACCTTCACCGCCATGGCGCTGCTCGTCATCCTCGTCTGGGTGCTGGAGGACAGCATCGTCGACGGCGAGGCGCTGGCGGGGCAGCGCGCCGCTCTGGCGCAGGCCCTGGACGCCTACGTCGAGGCGTCCCGCGCGCCCGAGGGGTCGCTCGAGGCCATCGCCGAGCGCGTGGGCGCCGAGCACGGGTCGCGCATCCGCGAGCTCCCCAGGCAGCCCGAAGCGCGCCCCGGAGAGCAGCTGCGCACGGCCCTGGGACCCGATGGCGAGACGCGCATCATCCTCACGCGGACCCTGGAGGACGGACGACGCGTCGAGGTCCACGACATCCAGCGGCTGCGCCACCTAGTGCACGCCAGCGTGCGCACGTTGCTGCTGGTCGGCAGCCTCTCCGCCATCCTGGTGGGCCTGCTCTTGATCTGGGGCCTCACCCGCGCGCTGATCGAGCCTGCCCGGGACCTGACCAAGGTCGCGGACGCGCTGGCGGCCGGCAACCTGCGCATGCGCACGCGCAGCACGCGCCGCGACGAGCTGGGCGACATCGGCCGCGCGCTCGACCGCCTGGCCGAGCAGCTGCACGACCGCCAGGCCACGCTGCGCGCCCAGGAGGACCGCCTGACCACCATGCTCGACTCCATGGCGGAGGCCGTGTTCGTGACGGATGAGCAGGGCATGATCGACCTCACCAACGACGCCCTCGACGACCTCGTGGAGATCGAACCGCTCGGGCGCACGATCATCGAGGTCATTCGTGACGCGGACCTGCACGACGCCGTGATGGACGCCATCACCAGCGAGAACAGCGACGCGGTGCGCGAGGTGGCGTTCGACTACACCGTGGGCGAGTCGCTGCGCCACTTCGTCGCGCAGGTCGCCCGCTTGGAGCAGGGCTCAGGGGCCATCGGCGTGATCCACGACGTCACCAAGCACGTCGCCGCCGACCGTCTGAGGCGCGACTTCATCGCCAACGCCAGCCACGAGCTGCGCACGCCCGTGACCGCCATCCGCGGCTACGCCGAGACGCTCGCTGGGGGCGCAGCCAAGGATCCCAAGATGGCTTCGCGCTTCTTGGACGTGATCCTGCGGCACGCCGGGCGGCTCGAGGCTCTCGTCGACGACATGGTCTCGCTCAGCCGTGCCGAGTCCGAGCGCTCGGAGATCGCCCTCCAGCCGGTGTCGCTGTCGGCGGCGGCGCTCGAGGTCGTGGAGGGGCTCTCGGGCATGGCCGAGTCAAAGGCCATCACGGTCTCCACGGAGGAGCTCGGGGAGCTCCCCGATGCGACCGCGAACCCCCGCGGAGTGGACCAGGTGCTCATCAACCTCGTCGACAACGCCATCAAGTACACGCCCCAAGGAGGGCGCGTCTGGTTGCGCGGAGAGGTCAGTGACAGCCACGTGAGCCTTTCCGTGCTCAACAGCGGTCCTGGCATCCCCAACAAGCACGTCAGCCGCGTGTTCGAGCGCTTCTACCGCGTGGACGCAGGACGCAGCCGCGAGATCGGGGGCACGGGGCTCGGTCTGGCCATCGTCAAGCATCTCACGGCCAGCATGGGGGGCCGCATCGAGGTCGCGAGCCGGGTGGACGAGACCCGCTTTACGGTGACCTTCCCGCGTGCTTGA
- a CDS encoding response regulator transcription factor, which translates to MSNELAPSARILVVDDEPDLADLVAFHLRDAGHDVVVVGNGTSALSEAQRRRPDLILLDLMLPDLSGTEVCRRLRRQESTRSVPVLMLTAKGEEVDRVVGFEVGADDYVVKPFSPRELVLRVDAILRRAARTETDDEGTEAIEVGSLLIDVPRHSVQVQGEEIALTALEFKLLLDLATRMGRVQSRDALLERVWNYTTGVETRTVDTHVKRLREKLGAGSKYIETVRGVGYRMTRSDG; encoded by the coding sequence ATGAGCAACGAACTCGCACCAAGCGCACGCATCCTCGTCGTGGACGACGAGCCGGACCTCGCCGACCTCGTCGCGTTCCATCTGCGCGACGCCGGACACGACGTGGTGGTCGTGGGGAACGGGACCTCGGCGCTCAGCGAGGCGCAACGTCGGCGCCCCGACCTGATCCTGCTCGACCTGATGCTGCCCGACCTGTCGGGCACCGAGGTCTGCCGCCGGCTGCGACGCCAGGAGTCCACCCGCAGCGTCCCCGTGCTGATGCTCACCGCCAAGGGCGAAGAGGTCGACCGCGTCGTGGGCTTCGAAGTGGGCGCCGACGACTACGTGGTCAAGCCGTTCTCCCCGCGTGAGCTGGTGCTGCGGGTCGACGCCATCCTGCGGCGCGCCGCGCGGACCGAGACCGACGACGAGGGCACAGAGGCGATCGAGGTGGGCAGCCTGCTGATCGACGTGCCGCGCCACTCGGTGCAGGTCCAGGGCGAGGAGATCGCGCTGACGGCGCTCGAGTTCAAGCTCCTGCTCGACCTCGCCACCCGCATGGGCCGGGTGCAGTCCCGCGACGCCCTGCTCGAGCGCGTCTGGAACTACACGACCGGCGTCGAGACCCGCACGGTGGACACCCATGTCAAGCGCCTGCGCGAGAAGCTCGGGGCGGGCTCCAAGTACATCGAGACCGTGCGGGGCGTGGGCTATCGCATGACGCGCAGCGACGGGTGA
- a CDS encoding MFS transporter, with the protein MRFYVENARWLAGAFLCMLASSFGQTFFISLSSGELRAALTLDHGEFGWLYAGATLTSALALPHAGKRIDDVPLSRYATAVLLGLSASMALLASARNVFVLFVALLGLRLTGQGLLGHTAMTAVGRWFTVERGRAASTAALGIQVGEGLLPFSFVALSAAVGWRNTWWLASLASALLVLPVVRWLLDTPRVPPAVALCHASLSRGWTRAEVLRDPMFYALTLGVLAGPVIGTTIFFHQVHLTEVRGWPLGHFAAGTPLLAVAAMASTLLAGLLIDRVGAVWLVPATNACLALAVLALGSIDAPEVIPVFMVCVGASFGMGAAISGTLWPELYGTTHLGAIRSAVTALMVVSTAVGPGVSGMLIDRGVALPRMITVLGLYALALVPGMAGTAAWAAGRARRASH; encoded by the coding sequence ATGCGCTTCTACGTCGAGAACGCGCGCTGGTTGGCCGGCGCGTTCCTCTGCATGCTGGCCTCGAGCTTTGGGCAGACGTTCTTCATCTCGCTCTCCAGCGGCGAGCTACGCGCGGCGCTCACGCTAGACCACGGGGAGTTCGGCTGGCTCTACGCGGGCGCGACGCTGACGAGCGCGCTCGCGCTGCCACATGCGGGGAAGCGCATCGACGACGTGCCACTGTCGCGCTACGCGACCGCGGTCCTGCTGGGCCTCTCGGCGTCGATGGCGCTGCTGGCCTCCGCACGCAACGTCTTCGTCCTCTTCGTCGCGCTGCTGGGGCTGCGTCTGACGGGCCAGGGGCTGCTGGGACACACCGCCATGACCGCGGTCGGGCGTTGGTTCACGGTCGAGCGCGGCCGCGCCGCATCCACCGCGGCGCTCGGCATCCAGGTCGGCGAGGGCCTGCTGCCGTTCTCGTTCGTCGCGCTGAGCGCGGCTGTGGGGTGGCGCAACACGTGGTGGCTCGCCTCCCTCGCGTCCGCGCTCTTGGTGCTCCCGGTCGTCCGCTGGCTGCTGGACACGCCGCGCGTCCCCCCTGCCGTCGCGCTCTGCCACGCGTCACTCTCGCGCGGATGGACGCGGGCCGAGGTGCTGCGCGACCCCATGTTCTACGCGTTGACGCTGGGCGTGTTGGCGGGGCCGGTGATCGGCACCACGATCTTCTTCCATCAGGTGCACCTCACCGAAGTGAGGGGCTGGCCCCTCGGTCACTTCGCCGCGGGGACCCCGCTGCTCGCCGTCGCTGCGATGGCGAGCACGTTGCTCGCGGGCCTTCTGATCGACCGCGTCGGCGCCGTCTGGCTGGTGCCCGCCACCAACGCCTGCCTGGCGCTGGCGGTCCTCGCGCTGGGTTCCATCGACGCCCCCGAGGTCATCCCGGTGTTCATGGTCTGCGTCGGAGCGTCCTTCGGCATGGGCGCCGCCATCTCCGGCACCCTCTGGCCGGAGCTCTACGGGACCACCCATCTCGGCGCGATACGTTCGGCTGTGACGGCGCTGATGGTCGTGTCGACGGCGGTCGGTCCGGGGGTGAGCGGGATGCTCATCGACCGGGGGGTGGCGCTGCCGCGCATGATCACGGTGTTGGGCCTCTACGCCCTCGCCTTGGTGCCCGGCATGGCGGGGACCGCAGCATGGGCTGCAGGTCGGGCACGTCGTGCGTCACACTGA